A region of the Corynebacterium endometrii genome:
GACAACAACCTGTTCTTGCTCACCGATTCAGCCGATGAGGCCGTTGAGTACATCACCACCATCCACAAGGACATGTCAGATCTGCGTGTCAAGGGACTCGAACGCTAGGACATGAATCAGAAACCTTCTGGCCTGGCGCAGGTCATGGCCATCGTGAACCGCACCCCAGATTCCTTCTATGACCAGGGCGCAACCTTTGGCCTTGAGCCCGCGCTAAAGCGTTGCGACCAAGCGGTTGCTGAGGGAGCCACCATCATTGACATCGGCGGCGTAAAAGCGGGCCCAGGGGACAGCGTGGATGCCCAGGAGGAAATTGACCGCGTTATCCCCGCCATCGCGGCCGTCCACGAGCGACACCCGGCAGTCACAATCTCGGTAGATACCTGGCGCGCCGAGGTTGCGGAGGCCGCCATCGCGGCCGGTGCGGGGCTGATAAATGACACGTGGGCGGGCTGGGAGCCCGAGCTCGTCGAGGTGGCGGGTCACCATAAGGTTGGCTACGTCTGTTCCCACACCGGTGGCGTAACCCCACGCACCTTCCCCAACCGCGTGCACTATGACGATGTGGTCCAAGACGTGATTGCAAAGACCACCCGCCAGGCCGAGCGCGCAATTTCCCTGGGCTGCCCGGAAGAGCTTACATTCCTAGATCCCACGCACGACTTTGGTAAAAACACCTTCCATGGCCTGGAGCTTTTGAAACGGGTCGATGAACTGGTTGCCACCGGATTTCCTGTGCTTATGGCGCTTTCTAACAAGGGCTTCATAGGGGAGGTTTTGCAGCGAGATTCAACAGGGCGTCTTCCCGGCACGCTGGCCGCCACCGCCTGGGCTGCGGCCCGTGGCGTGGCGGTATTCCGCGCGCATGAGGTGCAAGACACCATGGATGTTATCCGCATGACTGCCGCGATTGAAGGCACGTTTGCGCCCATCAACTCGTGGCGCGGACTTGTCTAACACGGTCCGCCGGTAGCGCTACTCCTACCGGTGTGCCTACTTGTAAGCTTCGCCATCAAAGTGAGGGGCCAGGATGTCCCTGACTTCACGCAATGCAAGAACTCGCCGGGTTATTGCCTCGCGTCGGTAGCTAAGGCTACGGGTGGCGTTATGCTCTTCGGTAGCAGTGATCTGCCCATCCCACTTGCGGTAAATGGTGCCTGGGGCTGAATGGAAGTAACCCAAAAACAGCGTGTTGAGAGAGTGCATGAGCCAGGTGTCTTCGCTAGTTTCCACCGCGCCCCATGCACCGGATAACCATAGCGCTTGACGCCTAATACACATCGTCGTGGGGTGGACGTTAAGCACGTAATCATGGGTCATCCAGTAGTTAAATGTTGAATCACGTGGGATGATGCCGCCGGCAGGTGAGCGGTCATATCCGCTAGTGGAACCGTCCGGATGCAGATCTGTAACCTCACTGCCCGACCACATAACTTCAGGCCTGGACTCAAAAACCGCTATCTCGCGGGCAATCTGGCCTGGGGTAAGAAGGTCATCGCCGTCGAGATTCTTGATGTATTCGCCACGTGCGCGCGTTGCAGCCTTGGTGCGCGTGATGCCAATTCCACGCCAGCGATAATTGAATCCCACTTCGATCCATGGCTCATCAAGCAACGCGCGAAGTGCAGCCTCGGTCTTTTCATCTACCGGGCCGTCAAAATGCACCTGCCACTCAAGCTCAATGTGGTCAGGAACCTCCTGAGCCTTGAGGGTTTCAAGCACGTCACCAAGGTAATCAGTGCGGTTACAAGCTACGGCAGAAACAACACTGTAGACGGTTCTTTGGGTCACGGTCACTAGCTTTCAACTTCGGGATTGGTTTCTTCGACGGGTGCCACGGCGGTTTCTGAAGAATCTACTGGAGTTTCATCAACAAACCATGACCCATTAAAAGCCAACGCGCCGATTGACAGGATCACCGCGCCAAGCGCAATAAGGATGGAGGCTTGAGACACGAACACTGAATTGCGGTACCAGGCTACTCGGCGGCGCTCACGATTCTGAGCCTTGGCGTCTGCCTCTTCAATGGCCTTGAGCACCTCCGGGGTTGGGTTATGGGAGAACTCAAGGTATTTGTTATTTGGATTCTGGGACAAGGACAGGCATGACGCACACGTGTCCCGTTTGGGCGTTTCACTTGCGTGCTGAACGAACACGGAATTACACAACGTACATCTTCTTGTCACAACGGCTTCACCGCACTCTTTACACGTGCGCGCGGACGCAGACATCTCACCGTGTAAGTCAGCGGTGTGAGCAACCGTATCGGCCAGTTGCTGCTGGATCTGGTTATCAACGCGGTCAGCTATGCTCTCACTCAGAGAACGCCGTAGGCGCCGTTCAAGCTCACGCTCTCTTTGCTTTTGCGTAGGAGGATGCTTCGCGGATTTTACCCCGGTATCGGTGAGGTTCCGGGTCATGACAAAAATCAAGCCGGAGAAGGCTACGAGGCCAATCAGCAAGATTCCGGAGATGATAACTGCGGATGCCAGATTCTGCTGGTTGGAGCCAATAGAAGCAGCACCAACCGCGAAGGCAACGGCCGAGGAAAACAGTGCTAGTACCTCAGTAGAGCGAAGCGTGTTGTTATCAAGCTTGGTATTGACCCTTGATTCGGTTTCTTCCATCCGTTCCGCTGCCTGCTGGGCCTTCTTAATCAGATCATAGGATTCGACGGTGAAAATAATCTGTGTGCGCTCCTGAAGGATTCTCTCCATTATCTCGATTGAAAATGAAGTGCCTACGTTAGCGCGCGACATGGCAATTGAAATTGTTGAATAAGCAGCGTCAAACTGGGCCGAACGCCGGTAGGCGCGGGCCAACTTGAGCAGTAATAAAGGGTCTTGCGGGGATTCACCAAATTCCTCTGAATTGGTTTGGAATTGTTTAATGGTTTCCACCGTGATACCGGCCAGCCGCTGCGCATTAGGCGCCTCATCCAGGGCTGAGAGCACCAAATCCCGGACACGAAGCGTTTCAAAGGGCTTCGAATTTTGGATAGCGGACTTGAGTAGATACGGAAGATCCGCAATCTCCTCTGACTCAGAAATGACCTTGCTGGTATACGTGGGTTTTTCTAACAAGAGACGGGCATAGCCACCAATTGCTTGGCCAAGTGCAGTGGTTTTAAAAGAGCTGCTTACACCCTGGCCGGTTACCAAGAGTTCATGCAGTCCTTCAACATCCTTGGCGAAACGGAAACGCTCACACAGTACCGCTGAAATGAAGTACTCACGGATAGTCCAGTCGTTGGTTGCACGGAAAGTGCGCAGTTCTTCTTGCCAATAGCTGACGGTGTTTCTGTATCTAGTCAGGAACGCAACCCGGTTCATGGTCTTGGAAAAGAACGGGTCCAAGCTTTGCTTGTCTGGATACCTCTCCTCAAACCACGTAGCGCAGAAGTCCAACAGGTTAAGATCGTCAGTGTTTTTCTCGGCCAACAATCCAAACACCGTGACCAGGTCAAGGTAGGAAAAGGTTGGGCAATCCTCGATGACCACTCGCGTCTCTTGGAAACTTCCTACCTGGTTCAGCAGAGTGGTGAAATCTTCTACTGATGCATCCTGCAGCAAGCGCTCAATGAAATTCCTGCTATTGGGACTCTCGGTGGCTTTAGTCAGGATGCTGGCAATGCTGCTTTTATCAACCTCAACTGGTTCTTGGAGGCCTCTGGCTCGCGCGGGGCTAGGTGATCCGGAGCAAAAGTCATTGTCGCTGTAGATAGGGAGATTCATAATTTATAAATTTTATGCGTGGACAGTGAAATATTGGGAAACTAGGCAATATTAAAGCGCGGTGGCTCAGCTCAAGTCTTCTCCCGTAACGTTCATTCCTCCCGCCTTCGTAGTAGGGGGTAGGGATTCGGCATGTGTTGGAGCTAAAGATGGAGCACGGTGTCAGCCCTTGGGCTCGCAAACGGTAGCATGAATGCCATGCTTTCCTGGATTGTTCTCATCGCCATCCTGATCCTGCTCATCATCTTTGGCACCTGGGCCTGGAGCGCAACATTCGGCTGGTTTGACGGTCTGGGCACCCCGGATGCTGACATTGACGTGCCTCGTGCCAACCGTAGCGCGGTGGAGAACAATCGCTTTGCTGATATCGCCTTTGACGTGGTGGCACGCGGTTACCGCCAAGATCAAGTCGATGATGTAATAGAGTCCTTGGCTAACCGCCTTGCCGAGGCCGAGGCTCGCCTAGCCCGAAACGCCGCTCCGGCGTCACCGCTAGACCCTAAAACCCAGCCGCTTACTGGGCAAAGCGAGAACCTGAACCTTAACGGGTGACCGGCCCGTGCGTCGCTGTGGGATGAAAAGAAAGAATTAGCCCACTCGAACG
Encoded here:
- the folP gene encoding dihydropteroate synthase, whose protein sequence is MNQKPSGLAQVMAIVNRTPDSFYDQGATFGLEPALKRCDQAVAEGATIIDIGGVKAGPGDSVDAQEEIDRVIPAIAAVHERHPAVTISVDTWRAEVAEAAIAAGAGLINDTWAGWEPELVEVAGHHKVGYVCSHTGGVTPRTFPNRVHYDDVVQDVIAKTTRQAERAISLGCPEELTFLDPTHDFGKNTFHGLELLKRVDELVATGFPVLMALSNKGFIGEVLQRDSTGRLPGTLAATAWAAARGVAVFRAHEVQDTMDVIRMTAAIEGTFAPINSWRGLV
- a CDS encoding glycosyltransferase family 2 protein, producing the protein MTVTQRTVYSVVSAVACNRTDYLGDVLETLKAQEVPDHIELEWQVHFDGPVDEKTEAALRALLDEPWIEVGFNYRWRGIGITRTKAATRARGEYIKNLDGDDLLTPGQIAREIAVFESRPEVMWSGSEVTDLHPDGSTSGYDRSPAGGIIPRDSTFNYWMTHDYVLNVHPTTMCIRRQALWLSGAWGAVETSEDTWLMHSLNTLFLGYFHSAPGTIYRKWDGQITATEEHNATRSLSYRREAITRRVLALREVRDILAPHFDGEAYK
- a CDS encoding cell division protein DivIVA codes for the protein MLSWIVLIAILILLIIFGTWAWSATFGWFDGLGTPDADIDVPRANRSAVENNRFADIAFDVVARGYRQDQVDDVIESLANRLAEAEARLARNAAPASPLDPKTQPLTGQSENLNLNG